One segment of Sylvia atricapilla isolate bSylAtr1 chromosome 8, bSylAtr1.pri, whole genome shotgun sequence DNA contains the following:
- the SFXN3 gene encoding sideroflexin-3, whose product MPPSLPATINIREPRWDQSTFQGRAKHFFMVTDPRNLLLSGATLEEARRVVEDYRAGTVQPGLTEDQLWRAKYIYDSAFHPDTGEKMILVGRMSAQVPMNMTITGCMLTFYRTTPAVLFWQWVNQSFNAIVNYTNRSGDAPITPSQLGTAYVSATTGAVVTALGLKSLTKHLPALIGRYVPFAAVAAANCINIPLMRQRELKLGIPVTDENGNRLGESTAAAQKAIFQVVVSRIGMAAPAMAIPPVIMNVLEKRAFLKRYPYLNAPLQVGLVGLCLVFATPLCCALFPQKSSMPVSSLEPEVQEQIRKKDPWLETVYFNKGL is encoded by the exons ATGCCGCCGTCCTTGCCTGCCACCATCAACATCCGGGAGCCCCGCTGGGACCAGAGCACCTTTCAGGGCCGGGCCAAGCACTTCTTTATGGTGACTGACCCCCGAaacctgctgctctcaggggcTACACTGGAGGAAGCCCGACGAGTGGTGGAGGACTACAG GGCAGGCACTGTGCAGCCTGGGCTGACAGAAGACCAGCTTTGGCGGGCAAAGTACATCTATGACTCAGCTTTCCACCCTGACACGGGCGAGAAGATGATCCTTGTGGGACGCATGTCTGCTCAGGTCCCCATGAACATGACCATCACTGGTTGCATGTTGACCTTCTACAG GACCACACCGGCTGTGCTGTTCTGGCAGTGGGTCAACCAGTCCTTCAATGCCATTGTCAACTACACCAACCGCAGCGGGGATGCACCCATCACCCCCAG ccagctggggacagcctaTGTGAGCGCAACCACGGGGGCAGTTGTCACAGCACTGGGGCTCAAATCCCTCACCAAG CACTTGCCAGCCCTCATTGGTCGGTACGTGCCTTTTGCAGCCGTGGCAGCTGCCAACTGCATCAACATCCCGCTGATGAGGCAGAG agagcTCAAGCTGGGGATCCCTGTCACGGATGAGAATGGGAACCGCCTGGGCGAATCtacagcagcagcccagaagGCCATTTTCCAGGTAGTGGTGTCCCGCATTGGCATGGCAGCGCCGGCCATGG CCATTCCACCGGTGATCATGAACGTGCTGGAGAAGAGAGCTTTCCTGAAG cgGTACCCGTACCTGAACGCTCCCCTGCAGGTCGGCCTGGTGGGGCTCTG TTTGGTGTTCGCCACCCCGTTGTGCTGCGCACTCTTCCCACAGAAAAG CTCAATGCCTGTGAGCAGCCTGGAGCCTGAAGTCCAAGAGCAGATCCGGAAGAAAGATCCGTGGCTGGAGACCGTCTACTTCAACAAAGGGCTCTGA